One part of the Arabidopsis thaliana chromosome 1 sequence genome encodes these proteins:
- a CDS encoding glycine-rich protein translates to MKTISSLVVIFLLILIFQTNKLVSGHDRSNDQDTVKNNNNDENSTTTGVVVRDKKRSYNGGSGSYRWGWGGGGGGGGGGGGGGGGGGGGGGGWGWGGGGGGGGWYKWGCGGGGKGKGREGRGEFVKREYAECKGRGKCSGKRLECPQHCGVIWYLKPKFTLVSGAMQQSVLTKKKMCQPDISMIYSRA, encoded by the exons atgaagacaATTTCTTCATTGGTCGTTATCTTCCTCCTCATACTGATCTTTCAAACTAACAAACTAGTGAGTGGGCATGACCGTTCCAATGATCAAGACACggtcaagaacaacaacaatgatGAAAACAGCACAACTACGGGAGTAGTTGTCAGGGACAAGAAAAGAAGTTATAATGGAGGAAGCGGAAGTTATAGATGGGGATGGGGTGgaggcggcggaggaggaggcgggggtggaggaggaggaggtggcggtggcggtggaggaggaggatggggatggggaggaggaggaggtggtggaggatGGTACAAATGGGGTTGTGGCGGCggaggaaaaggaaaagggagagaaggaagaggagagTTTGTGAAAAGAGAATATGCAGAGTGCAAAGGAAGAGGAAAATGTTCAGGAAAGAGATTGGAATGTCCTCAACACTGTGGAG taatttGGTATCTCAAACCAAAGTTCACACTAGTATCCGGAGCTATGCAACAGTCAGTAttgaccaaaaagaaaatgtgtcAACCCGATATCAGCATGATCTATTCTAGAGCATGA
- a CDS encoding glycine-rich protein (glycine-rich protein; FUNCTIONS IN: molecular_function unknown; INVOLVED IN: biological_process unknown; LOCATED IN: endomembrane system; CONTAINS InterPro DOMAIN/s: Glycine rich protein (InterPro:IPR010800); Has 104419 Blast hits to 23434 proteins in 1584 species: Archae - 170; Bacteria - 39951; Metazoa - 33343; Fungi - 4889; Plants - 11483; Viruses - 1385; Other Eukaryotes - 13198 (source: NCBI BLink).): MKTISSLVVIFLLILIFQTNKLVSGHDRSNDQDTVKNNNNDENSTTTGVVVRDKKRSYNGGSGSYRWGWGGGGGGGGGGGGGGGGGGGGGGGWGWGGGGGGGGWYKWGCGGGGKGKGREGRGEFVKREYAECKGRGKCSGKRLECPQHCGGLCFYDCLFLCKPHCRR; the protein is encoded by the coding sequence atgaagacaATTTCTTCATTGGTCGTTATCTTCCTCCTCATACTGATCTTTCAAACTAACAAACTAGTGAGTGGGCATGACCGTTCCAATGATCAAGACACggtcaagaacaacaacaatgatGAAAACAGCACAACTACGGGAGTAGTTGTCAGGGACAAGAAAAGAAGTTATAATGGAGGAAGCGGAAGTTATAGATGGGGATGGGGTGgaggcggcggaggaggaggcgggggtggaggaggaggaggtggcggtggcggtggaggaggaggatggggatggggaggaggaggaggtggtggaggatGGTACAAATGGGGTTGTGGCGGCggaggaaaaggaaaagggagagaaggaagaggagagTTTGTGAAAAGAGAATATGCAGAGTGCAAAGGAAGAGGAAAATGTTCAGGAAAGAGATTGGAATGTCCTCAACACTGTGGAGGTTTGTGTTTCTACGATTGTCTGTTTCTCTGCAAACCTCATTGCCGTCGCTAG
- the BBX21 gene encoding salt tolerance homolog2 (salt tolerance homolog2 (STH2); FUNCTIONS IN: sequence-specific DNA binding transcription factor activity, zinc ion binding; LOCATED IN: intracellular; EXPRESSED IN: 16 plant structures; EXPRESSED DURING: 8 growth stages; CONTAINS InterPro DOMAIN/s: Zinc finger, B-box (InterPro:IPR000315); BEST Arabidopsis thaliana protein match is: B-box zinc finger family protein (TAIR:AT4G39070.1); Has 3177 Blast hits to 2249 proteins in 137 species: Archae - 0; Bacteria - 0; Metazoa - 20; Fungi - 43; Plants - 2068; Viruses - 0; Other Eukaryotes - 1046 (source: NCBI BLink).), whose translation MKIRCDVCDKEEASVFCTADEASLCGGCDHQVHHANKLASKHLRFSLLYPSSSNTSSPLCDICQDKKALLFCQQDRAILCKDCDSSIHAANEHTKKHDRFLLTGVKLSATSSVYKPTSKSSSSSSSNQDFSVPGSSISNPPPLKKPLSAPPQSNKIQPFSKINGGDASVNQWGSTSTISEYLMDTLPGWHVEDFLDSSLPTYGFSKSGDDDGVLPYMEPEDDNNTKRNNNNNNNNNNNTVSLPSKNLGIWVPQIPQTLPSSYPNQYFSQDNNIQFGMYNKETSPEVVSFAPIQNMKQQGQNNKRWYDDGGFTVPQITPPPLSSNKKFRSFW comes from the exons ATGAAGATCAGGTGCGACGTCTGCGATAAAGAAGAAGCGTCGGTGTTTTGCACGGCCGACGAAGCATCTCTCTGCGGCGGCTGCGACCACCAAGTCCACCACGCTAACAAACTCGCCTCTAAACATCTCCGTTTCTCTCTCctttatccttcttcttccaacaCCTCCTCTCCTCTCTGCGACATCTGTCAG GATAAAAAAGCTCTGTTGTTCTGTCAACAAGATAGAGCTATTTTATGCAAAGATTGCGATTCATCGATCCACGCTGCGAACgaacacacaaagaaacacGATAGGTTTCTTCTTACAGGGGTTAAGCTCTCTGCAACATCGTCTGTTTACAAACCTACTtcgaaatcttcttcttcttcttcaagcaacCAAGATTTCTCTGTCCCTGGATCATCAATCTCTAATCCTCCTCCTCTCAAGAAACCTCTCTCAGCTCCTCCTCAGAGCAACAAGATCCAACCCTTTTCGAAGATCAACGGCGGTGATGCGTCGGTGAATCAGTGGGGATCCACAAGCACGATTTCTGAGTATTTGATGGATACGTTACCTGGTTGGCACGTTGAGGATTTCCTCGATTCCTCTCTTCCTACTTATGGTTTCTCTAAG agtggtgatgatgatggagtGTTACCATATATGGAACCAGAAGATGACAACAACACTaagagaaacaacaacaacaacaacaacaacaacaacaatacagTGTCACTTCCATCTAAGAATTTAGGGATTTGGGTCCCTCAGATTCCACaaactcttccttcttcatacCCAAATCAATACTTTTCTCAAGACAACAACATACAGTTTGGGATgtacaacaaagaaacatcaCCAGAAGTAGTGTCTTTTGCTCCAAtacaaaacatgaaacaaCAAGGACAGAACAACAAGAGATGGTATGATGATGGTGGCTTCACTGTCCCACAGATcactcctcctcctctttcttctaataaaaagtttagatCTTTCTGGTAA